Proteins from a single region of Sphingopyxis sp. BSN-002:
- a CDS encoding TonB-dependent receptor, with amino-acid sequence MKKTSLLVRGSALTLALFSAMPALAQTDTVAGDEDTAEAASEGTIVVTGSRIRRPNLESAVPVTSISGDQFFQQGDTNIGDALNDLPQLRSTFAQQNPGLGVGIAGLNLLDLRGLGTSRTLVLVNGRRHVAADILNNAVSPDINTIPNDLIERVDIVTGGNSAVYGSDAIAGVVNFVLRREFDGLQIRGQAATSDRGFGGNQYVSAMFGKNFAEGRGNVTLHGEYAHQERIFASDIPWLRQQDGLGVIDVDTAGLPNGSDGFPDRAFIRDIRSASINRYGLIPITQSGTAPGCGVGIGSTNGAPGQGSGSSVGTPYNCTYVFTPEGRLTPQTGTRYGQGIIGGIRGGNGQTGREDQLLSVMPFQERYNFNLLAHYTVSDAFEPFIEAKWNRINTLGSNAGPSFIQGTFGQFDFRERVRLDNPFLNPADRTTIANAILASGCNPSLSQACNVTGISSSFTRSTRADTPQGIGGPLNATDIAMINDGSYRIIDARHLADSGIRDEEFQRDTYRIVAGLRGQFNEDWNYELSVNYGKFKETTTTYGYLDRQRFLLSLDAGRNPVTGAIQCRSQFDPASAVAFNAAGGASRLASDIAACVPYNPFGGTDNSAAARYFTYNAVNKASLSQLDILGFVGGDLSQLFELPGGPISFAIGGEYRREVANYVNDPFIVSGATNAVNVGIFDPPAFEVKEAYGELRIPLLANMPFAHELTVSGAGRVSDYKGSVGTVWTYNVGGEYAPVEDIRFRINYGKSVRAPNVSETGFPAVPNFAPNFLDPCASGQIANNANRAANCLADLGATLLAGLPNVAYSLPIISGSNPNLKPEVSKSLTIGGVLQPRFIPGLSLSVDYYDIKVDGVIVSLTAQTIANSCYDQPTLNNPLCAVFTRWRGPGTSPGGYQPGQILENSLVSAPVNFARRVRRGIDVNFNYRTALTDKVKLDTQVIYVHGLKSSNFENPAIPTFENRILSELGDPKNEFRWDVDLEVGDVTFGYRLHYISPMSVNFYEDFNEVPGACTANGCPPLNSDYADVQAYSSVFYHDIRLQWNLRDLGGIGSDYQLTLGMDNVFNRKPPLGSTATGAGSAIYDVRGRTLYAGFKARF; translated from the coding sequence ATGAAGAAGACTAGCCTGCTAGTTCGGGGCTCTGCCCTGACTCTTGCTTTGTTCAGCGCCATGCCGGCGCTGGCGCAAACCGACACGGTTGCCGGCGACGAGGATACCGCCGAAGCAGCGTCGGAAGGGACGATCGTCGTCACCGGTTCGCGCATCCGTCGTCCGAACCTCGAATCGGCCGTTCCGGTCACCTCGATCAGCGGCGACCAGTTCTTCCAGCAGGGCGACACCAACATCGGTGACGCGCTCAACGACCTGCCGCAGCTCCGCAGCACCTTCGCGCAGCAGAACCCGGGCCTCGGCGTCGGCATCGCCGGCCTCAACCTGCTCGATCTTCGCGGCCTCGGCACCTCGCGCACGCTCGTTCTGGTCAACGGCCGCCGCCACGTCGCGGCCGACATCCTGAACAATGCGGTGTCGCCCGACATCAACACCATCCCGAACGATCTGATCGAACGCGTCGACATCGTGACCGGCGGCAACTCGGCCGTTTACGGTTCGGACGCGATCGCCGGCGTCGTCAACTTCGTGCTGCGCCGCGAATTCGACGGCCTGCAGATCCGCGGCCAGGCAGCGACCTCGGACCGTGGTTTCGGTGGCAACCAGTATGTTTCGGCCATGTTCGGCAAGAACTTCGCCGAAGGCCGCGGCAACGTCACCCTGCACGGTGAATATGCCCATCAGGAGCGTATCTTCGCTTCGGATATTCCGTGGCTCCGCCAGCAGGACGGCCTCGGCGTCATCGACGTCGACACCGCCGGTCTGCCGAACGGTTCGGACGGCTTCCCGGATCGCGCCTTCATCCGCGACATCCGCAGCGCCAGCATCAACCGCTATGGCCTGATCCCGATCACGCAGTCGGGCACCGCCCCGGGCTGCGGCGTCGGTATCGGCTCGACCAACGGCGCTCCCGGCCAGGGTTCAGGCTCGTCGGTCGGCACGCCGTACAACTGCACCTATGTCTTCACGCCCGAAGGCCGCCTGACGCCCCAGACCGGCACCCGCTATGGTCAGGGCATCATCGGCGGCATCCGCGGCGGCAACGGCCAGACGGGCCGCGAAGACCAGCTGCTGTCGGTCATGCCGTTCCAGGAACGCTACAACTTCAACCTCCTCGCCCACTACACCGTGAGCGATGCGTTTGAACCGTTCATCGAAGCCAAGTGGAACCGCATCAACACGCTCGGTTCGAACGCCGGTCCGTCGTTCATCCAGGGCACCTTCGGCCAGTTCGACTTCCGTGAACGCGTCCGTCTGGACAACCCGTTCCTGAACCCCGCCGACCGCACGACGATCGCCAATGCGATCCTCGCTTCGGGTTGTAACCCCAGCCTGTCGCAGGCCTGTAACGTGACCGGCATCTCGAGCTCGTTCACCCGTTCGACCCGCGCCGACACCCCGCAGGGCATCGGCGGCCCGCTGAACGCCACCGACATCGCGATGATCAATGACGGTTCGTACCGCATCATCGACGCGCGTCACCTGGCCGACTCGGGCATCCGCGACGAAGAATTCCAGCGCGACACCTATCGCATCGTTGCCGGCCTCCGCGGCCAGTTCAACGAAGACTGGAACTACGAACTGTCGGTCAACTACGGCAAGTTCAAGGAAACGACCACCACCTACGGCTACCTCGATCGCCAGCGCTTCCTGCTGTCGCTCGACGCCGGTCGCAACCCGGTCACTGGCGCGATCCAGTGCCGCTCGCAGTTCGACCCGGCCTCGGCCGTGGCGTTCAACGCTGCCGGTGGTGCGTCGCGTCTGGCCAGCGACATCGCGGCTTGCGTTCCGTACAACCCGTTCGGTGGCACCGACAATTCGGCTGCTGCTCGCTACTTCACGTACAACGCAGTCAACAAGGCCAGCCTGTCGCAGCTCGACATCCTGGGCTTCGTCGGCGGCGACCTGAGCCAGCTCTTCGAACTGCCGGGCGGTCCGATCAGCTTCGCGATCGGTGGCGAGTATCGCCGCGAAGTCGCGAACTATGTCAACGACCCGTTCATCGTCAGCGGCGCGACCAACGCCGTCAACGTCGGCATCTTCGATCCGCCGGCCTTCGAAGTGAAGGAAGCCTATGGCGAACTTCGCATCCCGCTGCTCGCCAACATGCCGTTCGCGCATGAACTGACGGTTTCGGGCGCTGGCCGCGTTTCGGATTACAAGGGCTCGGTCGGCACGGTGTGGACGTACAACGTCGGCGGCGAATATGCCCCGGTCGAGGACATCCGCTTCCGTATCAACTACGGCAAGTCGGTCCGCGCGCCGAACGTTTCGGAAACCGGCTTCCCGGCGGTTCCGAACTTCGCGCCGAACTTCCTCGATCCGTGCGCCTCGGGCCAGATCGCGAACAACGCCAACCGTGCGGCCAACTGTCTGGCCGACCTCGGTGCGACGCTGCTCGCCGGTCTTCCGAACGTTGCCTACTCGCTGCCGATCATCAGCGGTTCGAACCCGAACCTGAAGCCGGAAGTCTCGAAGTCGCTGACCATCGGCGGCGTCCTGCAGCCGCGCTTCATCCCGGGCCTGTCGCTCAGCGTCGACTATTACGACATCAAGGTTGATGGCGTGATCGTTTCGCTGACGGCCCAGACGATCGCGAACAGCTGCTACGACCAGCCGACGCTGAACAACCCGCTCTGCGCGGTGTTCACCCGCTGGCGTGGTCCGGGCACCAGCCCGGGTGGCTACCAGCCGGGTCAGATCCTCGAGAACTCGCTGGTCTCGGCTCCGGTCAACTTCGCACGTCGCGTCCGTCGCGGTATCGACGTGAACTTCAACTACCGCACGGCGCTGACCGACAAGGTCAAGCTCGACACCCAGGTGATCTATGTGCACGGCCTCAAGTCGAGCAACTTCGAGAACCCGGCGATCCCGACGTTCGAAAACCGTATCCTGAGCGAGCTCGGCGATCCGAAGAACGAATTCCGTTGGGACGTCGATCTGGAAGTCGGCGACGTGACCTTCGGTTACCGTCTGCACTACATCAGCCCGATGTCGGTGAACTTCTACGAAGACTTCAACGAAGTTCCGGGCGCCTGCACGGCGAATGGCTGTCCGCCGCTGAACTCGGACTATGCCGACGTTCAGGCCTATTCGAGCGTGTTCTACCACGACATCCGTCTGCAGTGGAACCTGCGCGACCTCGGTGGCATCGGCAGCGACTATCAGCTGACGCTCGGTATGGACAATGTGTTCAACCGCAAGCCGCCGCTCGGCTCGACGGCAACCGGCGCGGGCAGCGCGATCTACGACGTTCGTGGTCGCACGCTGTACGCCGGCTTCAAGGCCCGCTTCTAA
- a CDS encoding 2OG-Fe(II) oxygenase, with product MIAADPVSRQAQRLLQAGEIDRAAQLLSGAAQRGDPDALHELALWHVYGNPVPRNFAVARALFERAGAAGHRGGALTHAVFVAMGAGGPADWRQAVALLDAAAQKDPVARHQRELIAAMTLDTDGSPAGVPAIEVQSASPRVGVVRALFTPAECAHVIELSRPRLQPSIVVDSRTGREAPNPIRTSEGTVLGPIQQDLVVHALNLRIAAASGTRVRQGEPLSVLRYAPGQQYRLHHDCLPGEANQRTSTLIAYLNDGYAGGATEFPAASIAFRGEIGDAVLFANTIDDRRVDERSRHAGLPVTSGEKWVCTRWIRAHDFDPWGAYPA from the coding sequence ATGATCGCCGCTGATCCCGTCTCCCGTCAGGCGCAGCGCCTGTTGCAGGCGGGCGAAATCGACCGCGCGGCGCAGCTGCTTTCCGGCGCGGCGCAGCGCGGCGATCCCGACGCGCTTCACGAACTCGCCCTCTGGCATGTTTACGGGAATCCTGTGCCGCGCAATTTCGCGGTCGCCCGTGCGCTGTTCGAAAGGGCGGGTGCAGCCGGCCATCGCGGCGGGGCACTGACCCATGCCGTGTTCGTGGCGATGGGCGCAGGCGGCCCAGCCGACTGGCGGCAGGCGGTCGCGCTGCTCGATGCAGCCGCGCAGAAAGATCCGGTGGCTCGCCATCAGCGCGAGCTGATAGCTGCCATGACGCTCGATACCGATGGAAGCCCCGCCGGCGTCCCCGCAATCGAGGTGCAATCCGCCTCGCCCCGCGTCGGGGTGGTCCGGGCCTTGTTCACGCCAGCCGAGTGCGCGCATGTGATCGAACTGTCACGTCCGCGCCTCCAGCCCTCGATCGTTGTCGACTCCCGCACGGGCCGCGAGGCGCCGAACCCGATCCGCACCTCGGAAGGCACCGTTCTGGGGCCGATCCAGCAAGACCTTGTCGTCCACGCCCTCAATCTTCGCATTGCCGCGGCCAGCGGAACGCGCGTCCGGCAGGGCGAGCCGCTGTCGGTGCTGCGTTACGCGCCCGGGCAGCAGTATCGGCTCCACCACGATTGCCTGCCGGGAGAAGCGAACCAGCGCACCTCGACGCTGATCGCCTACCTCAACGACGGCTATGCGGGCGGCGCGACGGAGTTTCCCGCCGCCAGCATCGCGTTCCGGGGCGAGATCGGCGATGCCGTGCTGTTTGCCAACACCATCGACGACCGCCGCGTCGACGAACGCAGCCGGCACGCCGGCCTGCCGGTGACGAGCGGCGAAAAATGGGTGTGTACGCGCTGGATACGCGCGCATGATTTCGATCCGTGGGGCGCTTATCCCGCCTAG
- the alr gene encoding alanine racemase yields the protein MIDIASPLRLRIDSAALVSNWRWLATQSGAACGAAIKADGYGLGARGVMKHLAAAGCGDFFVATWAEAAALMPLAGDVSLSVLHGVGASDMVAARTLPARPVLNSLDQVARWRESGEGRPCDVMVDTGMNRLGLRPEEALGGALEGLKIETLLSHLASADEDSEQNDRQLAAFRALRERIPARRYSLANSAGICLGSDYGFDLTRPGLALYGGVPRREADGAIRQVAFPEARVLQLRDVPAGETVGYGATWTAARASRIAIANMGYADGYLRCHSGSGGARWQARTLPLAGRVSMDLVAFDAGEADGLGEGDWIALDYDLPEVAARSGLSQYELLTGLGGRFDRYWI from the coding sequence ATGATCGACATCGCATCGCCCCTCCGTCTCCGCATCGATTCCGCCGCGCTCGTTTCCAACTGGCGCTGGCTCGCGACGCAAAGCGGCGCGGCATGCGGCGCGGCGATCAAGGCCGATGGTTACGGCCTCGGTGCGCGCGGCGTGATGAAGCATCTTGCCGCCGCCGGATGCGGCGACTTCTTCGTTGCGACATGGGCCGAGGCGGCGGCGCTGATGCCGCTCGCCGGCGATGTGTCGCTCTCGGTCCTCCACGGCGTCGGTGCGAGCGACATGGTCGCCGCGCGCACGCTGCCGGCGCGCCCCGTCCTCAACAGCCTCGATCAGGTCGCGCGCTGGCGTGAAAGCGGCGAGGGGCGGCCGTGCGACGTCATGGTCGATACCGGCATGAACCGGCTCGGCCTCCGTCCGGAAGAGGCGCTTGGCGGTGCGCTCGAAGGCCTCAAGATCGAAACCTTGCTCAGCCACCTCGCTTCGGCCGATGAGGATAGCGAGCAGAATGATCGTCAACTGGCGGCGTTCCGCGCGCTGCGGGAGCGGATCCCGGCGCGGCGCTACAGCCTCGCCAACAGCGCCGGCATCTGTCTCGGCTCCGACTACGGCTTCGACCTGACGCGCCCCGGGCTCGCGCTCTATGGCGGAGTTCCGCGCCGCGAAGCCGACGGCGCCATACGGCAGGTGGCCTTTCCCGAGGCCCGGGTGCTGCAATTGCGCGACGTTCCGGCAGGCGAGACGGTCGGCTATGGAGCGACATGGACGGCGGCGCGCGCCAGCCGGATCGCGATTGCGAACATGGGCTATGCCGACGGCTATCTTCGTTGCCATTCCGGGTCGGGCGGGGCGCGCTGGCAGGCGCGGACGCTGCCTCTGGCCGGACGCGTGTCGATGGATCTGGTCGCCTTTGATGCCGGCGAGGCCGACGGGCTGGGCGAAGGTGACTGGATTGCCCTCGATTACGACCTGCCGGAAGTCGCCGCACGAAGCGGCCTCTCGCAATATGAGCTGCTCACCGGCCTTGGGGGCCGCTTCGACCGTTACTGGATCTAG
- a CDS encoding MFS transporter, with the protein MTDAAAVADHGATYQPTAKDIRMVIAASSAGTIFEWYDFFIYGTLAAIIGKAFFPSDNATLEVLLVWAGFAVGFGFRPLGAVLFGFLGDRLGRKYTFLVTVTLMGIATAGVGMIPSAATIGIAAPIIVILLRVLQGLALGGEYGGAAVYVAEHSPPEKRGFYTSFIQASVVGGFVLSLIVVLGCKALMSDAVWQSWGWRVPFLLSLLLLAISLWMRLKLSESPVFQAMKAEGEIAKNPIKESFTYPGNPKRIFVALFGIAAGLTVIWYTAMFSGRSFLQGPMKMNDTAADIIVGIAAALGMGFFLWAGHISDKIGRKKPIVWGYAATLVLLFPLFWWMGSVANPDLKAAAAKAPVVVTGSQCSYNPFAQGPQATACGRTIAELTKLGVPYKVVASGSGLDAVKVNIGDREVAGEDPAVLKPALEAKGYDFEKQIPGPAGLAVILLALLGLSALSGFTYGPVAALLSEMFPPHVRYSSLSIPYHIGTGYFGGFLPFIASLIAAVTGNAYAGLWYTWGVVLVAFLVSAFMLQEPAKDQWDKPTPT; encoded by the coding sequence ATGACCGACGCAGCCGCCGTCGCCGATCATGGCGCGACCTATCAGCCGACCGCGAAGGACATCCGGATGGTCATCGCCGCCTCGTCGGCGGGGACGATCTTCGAATGGTATGATTTCTTCATCTACGGCACGCTGGCTGCGATCATCGGCAAGGCCTTCTTTCCCAGCGACAACGCGACGCTCGAGGTGCTGCTCGTTTGGGCCGGCTTTGCGGTCGGCTTCGGATTCCGGCCCTTGGGCGCGGTCTTGTTCGGCTTTCTCGGCGACCGGCTCGGTCGCAAATATACCTTCCTCGTCACGGTGACCCTGATGGGCATCGCGACCGCAGGCGTCGGCATGATCCCGTCCGCGGCAACGATCGGTATTGCGGCGCCGATCATCGTCATCCTGCTTCGCGTGCTGCAGGGACTGGCGCTCGGCGGCGAATATGGCGGCGCGGCAGTCTATGTCGCCGAACATTCGCCACCGGAAAAAAGAGGCTTCTACACCAGCTTTATTCAGGCGAGCGTCGTTGGGGGCTTCGTGCTCAGCCTGATCGTGGTTCTCGGCTGCAAGGCGTTGATGTCCGACGCGGTCTGGCAAAGCTGGGGCTGGCGCGTGCCGTTTTTGCTGTCGCTGCTGTTGCTCGCGATCTCGCTGTGGATGCGGCTCAAGCTTTCCGAAAGCCCGGTGTTTCAGGCGATGAAGGCCGAGGGCGAGATCGCGAAGAACCCGATCAAGGAGAGCTTCACCTATCCCGGAAATCCGAAACGCATCTTCGTCGCGCTGTTCGGGATCGCCGCCGGCCTGACGGTGATCTGGTACACCGCGATGTTCTCGGGCCGCAGCTTCCTGCAAGGGCCGATGAAGATGAACGATACGGCCGCCGATATCATCGTCGGGATTGCCGCGGCGCTCGGCATGGGGTTCTTCCTGTGGGCCGGGCACATTTCCGACAAGATCGGGCGCAAGAAACCCATCGTCTGGGGTTATGCGGCGACGCTTGTGCTGTTGTTCCCGCTCTTCTGGTGGATGGGCAGCGTGGCCAATCCCGACCTCAAGGCTGCAGCGGCCAAGGCGCCTGTGGTCGTCACCGGAAGCCAATGTTCGTACAACCCGTTCGCGCAAGGCCCGCAGGCGACGGCATGTGGTCGTACTATCGCCGAACTGACGAAGCTTGGCGTACCCTATAAGGTTGTCGCCTCGGGCAGCGGTCTCGACGCGGTAAAGGTCAATATCGGCGACCGCGAGGTTGCAGGTGAGGATCCGGCGGTGCTGAAACCCGCGCTCGAGGCCAAGGGCTATGATTTCGAAAAGCAGATCCCCGGCCCTGCAGGCCTTGCGGTAATCCTGTTGGCACTACTCGGCCTCAGCGCGCTGTCGGGCTTCACTTATGGTCCGGTTGCGGCGCTCCTGTCCGAAATGTTCCCGCCGCACGTCCGCTATTCGTCGCTGTCGATCCCCTATCATATCGGGACCGGCTATTTCGGCGGCTTCCTGCCGTTCATCGCCAGCCTGATCGCGGCGGTGACCGGCAATGCCTATGCCGGACTCTGGTACACGTGGGGTGTCGTGCTGGTGGCGTTCCTCGTTTCAGCTTTCATGCTGCAGGAACCCGCGAAGGATCAATGGGACAAGCCGACGCCGACCTGA
- a CDS encoding cyclase family protein, with protein MTQFIDLSIPITNDVVSDPPVMRPQITYMTHENTWEQIAMFFPGLTKDDLPDGEGWAVESLTLSTHNGTHMDAPWHFHSTTDEGASAAPSIDEAPLDLFFRPGVKLDFSDRPAGHVVSGGEVEAELARIGHTLQPLDIVLVQSGAIYGTDNFTDQGCGMGAEATLYLTERGVKVVGTDAWSWDAPFSHTARRWAETRDPSIIWEGHKAGRIKPYYQIEKLTNLAALPATGWTLSCFPVKIERASAGWIRAVALID; from the coding sequence ATGACCCAGTTCATCGACCTTTCGATCCCGATCACCAACGATGTCGTCTCCGACCCGCCGGTGATGCGTCCGCAGATCACCTATATGACCCACGAGAATACGTGGGAGCAGATCGCGATGTTCTTTCCCGGCCTGACGAAGGACGACCTGCCCGACGGCGAAGGCTGGGCGGTCGAGAGCCTCACTTTGAGCACCCACAACGGCACGCATATGGACGCGCCCTGGCATTTCCATTCGACCACCGATGAAGGCGCGAGCGCGGCGCCGAGCATCGACGAGGCGCCGCTCGACCTGTTCTTTCGTCCGGGCGTAAAGCTCGACTTTTCGGATCGGCCTGCGGGGCATGTCGTCAGCGGCGGCGAAGTCGAGGCCGAGCTGGCACGGATCGGGCATACGCTTCAACCACTCGATATCGTGCTCGTCCAGTCGGGCGCGATCTATGGCACCGACAATTTCACCGACCAGGGCTGCGGCATGGGCGCCGAGGCGACGCTGTACCTGACCGAACGCGGCGTGAAAGTCGTCGGCACCGACGCGTGGAGCTGGGACGCGCCGTTCAGTCACACCGCAAGGCGCTGGGCCGAAACGCGCGACCCTTCGATCATCTGGGAAGGCCATAAGGCGGGCCGCATCAAGCCCTATTACCAGATCGAGAAGCTGACCAACCTAGCTGCCCTGCCCGCGACCGGCTGGACGCTGAGCTGCTTCCCGGTGAAGATCGAGCGCGCCAGCGCGGGATGGATCCGCGCGGTGGCGCTGATCGACTAG
- a CDS encoding MAPEG family protein translates to MMTLPVTAFVAAVCALLLLVTAIDTVRQRLRLKAAFGDHGDAKLISASRAHGNLAEYAPITIILLGLLETVRANHMALMILGAIFLIGRVGHIIGLYTPSEPGKAPLGRQVGVVATFGVLAALSLWTLWVLGTQNL, encoded by the coding sequence ATGATGACATTACCGGTTACCGCATTCGTCGCGGCTGTCTGCGCGCTGCTGCTGCTCGTCACCGCGATCGATACCGTGCGCCAGCGCCTGCGGCTGAAAGCTGCGTTCGGCGACCATGGCGACGCCAAGCTGATCAGCGCGAGCCGCGCGCACGGCAACCTTGCCGAATATGCGCCGATCACGATCATCCTGCTCGGGCTGCTCGAAACGGTGCGCGCCAATCATATGGCGCTGATGATCCTCGGCGCGATCTTCCTGATCGGCCGCGTCGGCCATATCATCGGCCTTTATACGCCGTCGGAGCCGGGCAAGGCCCCGCTCGGGCGCCAGGTCGGGGTGGTCGCGACCTTCGGCGTTCTGGCGGCGCTGAGCCTGTGGACGCTCTGGGTGCTGGGGACGCAGAACCTCTAG
- a CDS encoding tRNA-binding protein: MHVHHDQDAGAAEAITFDDFLKVDIRIGTIVEAEPFPEARKPAFKLKIDFGPAIGVKKSSAQIVDRYALGDLPGRQVAAVVNFRPRQIGKFMSEVLTLGFADEEGAVILFAPDRTVPNGSRLF; the protein is encoded by the coding sequence TTGCACGTCCATCATGATCAGGATGCCGGCGCGGCCGAAGCGATCACTTTTGACGACTTCCTGAAGGTCGACATCCGCATCGGCACGATCGTCGAGGCCGAGCCTTTTCCCGAGGCGCGCAAGCCCGCGTTCAAGCTGAAGATCGATTTCGGCCCGGCAATCGGGGTGAAGAAGAGCAGCGCCCAGATCGTCGACCGTTATGCACTGGGCGACCTGCCGGGCCGTCAGGTCGCCGCGGTCGTCAACTTTCGGCCGCGCCAGATCGGTAAATTCATGTCCGAAGTTTTGACGTTGGGGTTCGCTGACGAAGAGGGCGCGGTGATCCTGTTCGCGCCCGACCGCACCGTCCCGAACGGCTCGCGGCTCTTCTGA
- a CDS encoding acetyl/propionyl/methylcrotonyl-CoA carboxylase subunit alpha: MFKKILIANRGEIACRVIKTARRMGIATVAVYSDADARAPFVQMADEAVHIGASPASESYLIADKIIAACKATGAEAVHPGYGFLSERTSFAEALAKENIAFIGPPVNAIAAMGDKIESKKLAKEAGVNVVPGFVGEIRDTEHAVEISNEIGYPVMMKASAGGGGKGMRLAYDEKDVREGFEATKREGLNSFGDDRVFIEKFILNPRHIEIQILGDQHGNTLYLNERECSIQRRHQKVVEEAPSPFVSPAMRKAMGEQCVALSKAVGYYSAGTVELIVSGADPTGESFYFLEMNTRLQVEHPVTEAITGIDLVEQMIRVAAGEKLEMTQDDVKIDGWAIENRVYAEDPYRGFLPSTGRLVRYRTPVPAWEGDERGVDGVRVDAGVEEGGEVSIFYDPMIAKLVTWGETRDAAADLQIAALDRFELEGLGHNIDFVSAIMQHPRFRSGELTTGFIAEEYPEGFHGAPTDAKISRALAAIAGFMASAEADRARRTDGQLGDRLEPPAKWQVSIDGAAHKVKIGEKHIKVEGDRIDIALEYTPGDRLVVAEIDETELAVKVAKTRTGWKMTTRGHIHDVRVLPWHVAPLAGHMIEKIPPDLSKFLICPMPGLLVALHVGAGDKVEAGQPLATVEAMKMENILRAEKSGVVKTVNAAQGDSLAVDAVILEME, encoded by the coding sequence ATGTTCAAGAAAATCCTGATCGCCAACCGTGGTGAAATCGCCTGCCGCGTCATCAAGACCGCGCGGCGCATGGGCATCGCGACCGTTGCCGTCTATTCGGACGCCGATGCGCGCGCGCCGTTCGTGCAGATGGCCGACGAGGCGGTGCATATCGGTGCCTCTCCCGCGTCGGAATCCTATCTGATCGCCGACAAGATCATCGCGGCGTGCAAGGCGACCGGCGCCGAGGCGGTGCATCCGGGCTATGGCTTCCTGTCTGAACGCACCAGCTTTGCCGAGGCGCTGGCAAAGGAAAATATCGCCTTCATCGGCCCGCCGGTGAACGCGATCGCCGCGATGGGCGACAAGATCGAGTCGAAGAAGCTCGCGAAGGAAGCCGGCGTCAACGTCGTCCCCGGCTTCGTCGGCGAGATCCGCGACACCGAGCATGCCGTCGAGATTTCGAACGAGATCGGCTATCCGGTGATGATGAAGGCGTCCGCCGGCGGCGGCGGCAAGGGCATGCGCCTCGCCTATGACGAAAAGGACGTCCGCGAGGGTTTCGAGGCGACGAAGCGCGAGGGGCTCAACAGCTTCGGCGACGACCGCGTTTTCATCGAGAAGTTCATCCTCAACCCGCGCCACATCGAGATCCAGATCCTCGGCGACCAGCATGGCAACACGCTGTACCTCAACGAGCGCGAGTGCAGCATCCAGCGCCGCCACCAGAAGGTGGTCGAGGAAGCGCCGTCGCCCTTCGTGTCGCCCGCGATGCGCAAAGCGATGGGCGAGCAGTGTGTCGCGCTGTCGAAGGCGGTCGGCTATTACAGCGCGGGCACGGTCGAGCTGATCGTGTCGGGCGCCGACCCGACGGGCGAGAGCTTCTACTTCCTCGAAATGAACACCCGCCTGCAGGTCGAGCATCCGGTCACCGAGGCGATTACCGGTATCGATCTCGTCGAGCAGATGATCCGCGTCGCGGCGGGCGAGAAGCTCGAGATGACGCAGGACGATGTGAAGATCGACGGCTGGGCGATCGAGAACCGCGTCTATGCCGAAGATCCCTATCGCGGCTTCCTGCCCTCGACGGGGCGGCTTGTGCGCTATCGCACCCCCGTTCCGGCGTGGGAAGGCGACGAGCGCGGCGTCGATGGTGTGCGCGTCGACGCGGGGGTCGAGGAGGGCGGCGAGGTGTCGATCTTCTACGACCCGATGATCGCCAAGCTGGTGACGTGGGGCGAGACGCGCGATGCCGCCGCCGACCTGCAGATCGCGGCGCTCGACCGCTTCGAGCTTGAAGGGCTCGGTCACAATATCGATTTCGTCTCGGCGATCATGCAGCATCCGCGGTTCCGCTCGGGTGAGCTGACGACGGGCTTCATCGCCGAGGAATATCCCGAGGGCTTTCACGGCGCGCCGACCGACGCGAAGATTTCGCGCGCGCTTGCCGCGATCGCGGGCTTCATGGCGAGCGCCGAAGCCGACCGCGCCCGCCGCACCGACGGCCAGCTCGGCGACCGGCTCGAACCGCCGGCGAAGTGGCAGGTGTCGATCGACGGCGCCGCGCACAAGGTCAAGATCGGCGAGAAGCATATCAAGGTCGAGGGCGACAGGATCGACATCGCGCTTGAATATACGCCGGGCGACCGGCTCGTGGTGGCCGAGATCGACGAGACCGAACTCGCGGTGAAGGTCGCGAAGACGCGCACCGGGTGGAAGATGACCACGCGCGGCCACATCCATGACGTGCGCGTGCTGCCCTGGCATGTCGCGCCGCTCGCTGGACATATGATCGAGAAGATCCCGCCTGACCTGTCGAAATTCCTCATCTGCCCGATGCCGGGGCTGCTCGTGGCGCTGCATGTCGGCGCAGGCGACAAGGTCGAGGCCGGGCAGCCGCTCGCGACGGTCGAGGCGATGAAGATGGAAAACATCCTCCGCGCCGAAAAATCGGGCGTCGTAAAGACCGTCAATGCGGCGCAGGGCGATAGCTTGGCCGTTGACGCGGTGATCCTGGAGATGGAGTGA